The segment ATGTTTACATATGACCATCCAAACTGCTGTTCTTATTGAAACTCTTACTGCTTTAGGTGCAGAGGTTCGTTGGTCATCTTGCAACATTTTCTCTACACAAGACCATGCGGCAGCAGCAATTGCAGCCGCGGGCGTACCTGTTTTTGCCTGGAAAGGTGAATCAGAGGAAGAATATTGGTGGTGTGTGGAACAAACCATTCAAGGGCCTAATGGATGGGTACCTAATTTATTATTAGATGATGGGGGTGATTTAACCCAAATTCTACACCAAAAATATCCTCATTTATTAGCTGAAATTAGAGGGGTTTCTGAAGAAACCACCACAGGCGTAGCAAGACTCTATGATATGGCTAAAAATAATCAACTAAAAATGCCCGCCATTAATGTAAATGACTCCGTTACCAAGTCTAAATTTGATAATCTTTACGGTTGTCGGGAATCCTTACTGGATGGTATTAAACGGGCGACAGACGTAATGATCGCCGGGAAAGTGGTATTAATCTTAGGTTATGGGGATGTAGGTAAAGGCTGTGCTCAAGCATTACGCGGTCAGGGAGCTACGGTTTATATTGCTGAAATTGATCCTATTTGTGCACTACAAGCAGCCATGGAAGGATACAGAGTGGTTACCTTAGATGATGTAGCTGACCAAGTAGATATTGTAGTCACAGCGACTGGAAACTACCATGTAGTTACGCATGCGCATATGCAACGTATGAAAAACCAGGCCATTCTCTGCAATATTGGTCATTTTGATTCTGAAATTGATATACAAAGTCTTAAAAAATATCAATGGGAAAATATAAAACCTCAAGTTGATCATGTGATATTTCCAGATGGCAAGCGCTTGATTATCTTGGCTGAAGGGCGTTTAGTGAACCTGGGTTGTGCCACAGGACACCCAAGCTTCGTGATGTCTACCTCTTTTAGCAACCAGGTTTTGGCACAAATTGAGTTATTTAAAAATAGTGGGAACTATCAACACCAAGTGTATGTTTTACCCAAGCAACTTGATGAAAAAGTAGCTCGACTGCATTTGGCAAGAATAGGTGCGACCTTAACTCGGTTGACAAACGAACAAGCGGAATACATAGGTGTAGATGTTAATGGCCCTTATAAGCCGGACCATTACAGGTATTAATGCGGGTGGGCCGGCAGGCCCAACGCTGCTTTAGTACTTTAGAATGAAACCTGTTAGAAGCGCCAGCTCTGGATTTGCTGGCCTGGTTTACAGAAATGTTTGGAGGTAACTTCATACAGCGGGTTGCAAGGTCTGCAATAAGGATTTAAACACTTTAGGTGTTCCGGCTACTACATCACCATTTTTGATATAATTCTCACCACCCTGGGTGTCGCTAATAAAACCGCCAGCTTCCTGAATCAACAAGGCACCCGCGGCAATATCCCAGGGACGAAGACCCAGCTCCCAGAAACCATCAAGACGGCCACTGGCTACATAGGCTAAATCTAATGCGGCGGCACCTGTACGGCGAATGCCGGCACATTTGCCTACTAATGCTTCCAAAGTAGGTAAAAAACGTTGTGCTACCTGGACATTTTTTATGGGGAACCCCGTTCCTAATAAAGCAGCACTTAATTGGGTTTGTTTCGAAACACGTATGCGACGATCATTTAAACGGGCTCCATAGCCACGGCTTGCTGTAAAAGCTTCATGGCGAACAGGATCATATACCACCCCATGTTCTATACGATTTTTTACGCGAATAGCTATAGAGACAGCAAAGTATGGAAAACTATGTAAAAAATTGGTGGTGCCGTCCAAAGGGTCAATAATCCAGACAGTTTCAGCCTCTTCATTATAAGAGCCACTTTCTTCCGCAATAATTCCATGATCTGGATACGCTTTGTGAATAGCATGAATAATACTTTGTTCCGCTTTAATATCCACTTCGCTAAAATATTCTTCTTTGCTTTTGGCTGTAACTTTGACCCTTTCAATTTGGTCAATGTGACGAACTATCAAGTCTCCTGCTTGCCGAGCAGCAGCAAGGGCAATATTCAACAATGGTTGCATAGTGTGGTTCTTATTTTAATGATCGGGTAATGGATCCAGGATTATAACATGGTAGAAGAGTTTTTGTTTTACGTTGATAAAAAATTTCTTATCATATAAGTTGATGCGGAAGGCAAAACAAGGCTTGGAAAAGGCAAATGTTGGGTCTTCATTATGAACCTATACGAGCATAAAAATAGCAATGAACCTCTCCAATATTCGCATTATTCTTATCGCAACCACCCATCCTGGAAATATAGGGTCAACCGCCCGCGCTATGAAAACTATGGGCCTTAGCGATCTTTATTTAGTGGCCCCTAAAATGTTTCCTCATTTAAAAGCATATGAAATGGCTGCAGGTGCCGAAGATATTTTACATGCTGCAAAAGTTGTTCCCTCGCTCTCGGAAGCTCTAAAAGATTGTGAAATAGCATTAGCAACTAGTGCGAGAGCACGAGAAATTGGTTTGCCGGGGTTTACTCCATCCCAAGCGGCAAGTTTTATTGCGGAACAAAAAAATAATTCCACCGTTGCGATAGTTTTTGGTAGGGAGCATGCAGGATTAACCAATGAAGAACTTCTCCAATGCCAGTACCATATCAATATCCCCAGTAATCCCGAATACAGCTCTTTAAATTTATCACAGGCAGTTCAAATTATTGCTTATGAAATACGCATGAAGTGTTTAAACCCGGAAATTAACGTTGCAACTAATAAGTCAGAAAAAGCCACGCTGGATGAAATAGAGCAATTTCATAGGCATTTACAGGAAGTCCTATTAGAAATTGGTTTTTTAAAACCAAGTAACCCAAAAAAATTAATCCAGCGTTTGCGCCGTTTATTCAACCGAGCTAAGCTGGAAAAGATAGAAGTGAATATTTTGCGCGGGATATTGAGCCAGGTTCAATATTGCTTGCAGTTAAAAAAGAGAGACGAATAGATGGTAAAACGGCCTATATATTTCGATTACATGGCCACTACTCCTGTAGATCCTCGTGTGATTCAAAAGATGATTCAATATATGGGGCCTGATGGTATCTTCGGTAATGCCGCCTCAGTTACCCATGAATATGGCTTAAAAGCCGCAGAAGCAGTAGCGCGTGCTCGCCAGCAGGTAGCCGATGTAATAGGGGCCAGCCCTGAAGAGATTGTGTTTACCTCTGGAGCAACAGAAGCTATCAATCTAGCCATTCTCGGTAGTGCGCGATTTTACCAGCGCAAAGGGAAGCATGTGATTACCGTATCTACTGAACATAAAGCCGTACTAGATAGTTTTAAACAATTAGAACGAGAAAATTTTACGGTTACTTATTTAAAACCACTAGAAGATGGATTAATTAGTTTCGAAGAGCTAAAAAAGGCAGTACGTCCTGACACCATTTTAGTTTCAGTAATGCACGTGAATAATGAAATTGGGGTGATTCAAGATATTCAAGCTATTGGTGAGTATTTAAAAGATAAAGGGGTTGTCTTTCATGTAGATGCAGCCCAAAGTATCGGAAAATTACCTATAAGGGTTAGAGATTTGGCAGTGAACTTAATGTCATTCTCTGCCCATAAAAATTATGGTCCTAAAGGAGTGGGAGGCTTATTCGTACGGCAAAAACCGCGTACGCGTCTTAGCCCTCTTAGTTATGGAGGTGGGCAAGAAGGTGGTTTACGGGCTGGAACCTTGGCTACACATCAAATTGTAGGAATGGGGGAAGCCTTTTTTATTGCCGAGAAAGAACGAGAGCAAGAGCAAGCAAGAATTTTAAAATTGCGCAGAAAATTATGGCATGGAATAAAACATTTACCTTTTACTTACTTAAATGGTAGTGAAGAGCAGCGCGTTGCTGGCAATTTAAATATTACATTTAAAGGGCTAGCCGGTGAAGATATATTAATTGCTTTAAAGGATTTGGCTATTTCAACTTTGTCTGCTTGTTCTTCTGCGGTTTTAAAAGCTTCTTATGTGTTACAGGCCATTGGGCTTAGTGAAGAAGATGCCCACAGTTCTATTCGTATAGCCATTGGACGTTTTACAACTGAAGAAGATATAGACAGAGCCATTCAAATCATCAATCAGGAAATACCGAAATTGCGGGAAATGTCTGGAAGTTGATGCCAAAGACTCGACAATTTAACGAGTTATAATAATGAGTAAACGGCGTCTATTTTTCCTATCCATAAAATCCTGGTGTATACTACAATTAATATTTTGTCGGAAATGTACATGTCAGATGTTATTCAAGTAAACAGTAGCAAAAAAGAAATTGTTTTTACCGAATCGGCTTTAAAATATATTGCAAGTTATTTGCAAAAACAAGGCGGCAAGGGAATCCGTTTGTCTGTGAAAAAAACAGGCTGTTCAGGTTTGTCTTATGTAGTAGAGTATGTAGCAGAACCTTCGGATAAAGATATCGTTAGTGCTTTAGCAAATGATTATTTATTGTGTATAGATAAAAATAGCTATCCATACCTGCAAGGAATGATGGTGGATTATGTCAAACAAGGACTGAATACTAAATTTGTATTTAATAATCCTAATCAAACAGGCCAATGTGGTTGTGGGGAAAGTTTTACCGTGGGGTAATACTTCCCTACGGTGACCTGTTAATTAAAGTTTGCAATTGAAGTAGGCTGATGAGCAGGCCCACCAAAAAGATAGCTGGACCACCTGTCAATTACAATTAACTTCCTCCGTACCCCGACATTGGAGCAGCAGCCGCTGCTGCTGGCTCTTCTATACGGCACTTTAAAACTCGGCTCATGTAGGAGCACAAAGAGCTAAAAAATGTTGGAAAATCAGTTAATTCATTAAATCTTGCTTCTAATTTTTCATCATGTGCTTTTTTAGTATTATAAAATGAGCTAAATTCTTCTCGTTGCTCATCGGAAAGGGAGGTTTGAAGTATTTCCTCTACCCCTTGCAACATAGTCTCTAGGGTTTTGCGTTCTTTACCTATTTCCTCAAGCTCCCTCTTGCAAATTATTTCTGCGATCTCTTCAATGCTTAAGCCGTGATACGCGTCCTCTTTAGCATGTTGAAAAATTCTTCTAATGTACCACTCCAGTGTTCCTCTTCGATAGGCTCGCATAATCACGGCCGAAGCTGAACATCGCTCTTCTTCGGCTTGCTGTTTTTTAGGCGAATTACTACTTGGGGTCGCTCTGGCTTTGCGATGAAAAAAATTATACTCATGAGTATATTTGGAAATAATTTTTTCCAGCGTTTCATAAACCTCTTGGATATCAATTTCCCCGGGTCTTTCTCGACGTAAACTTCTAAGCATTAGTAAACCTTTTTAAAGAAATTAAACAATTATTAGATTACTATGACGTAATTTGCATTATTTTACTATCTGATTAATAATGCACCGCAATTGATAGAAAGTAAACATGAATATTATTTTGTGTTTTTATTATATTCAAAACGATTGATATTTCATCTGAAATTTTCTTAAGCTTCCCTTAATAAATGAGTATCAATAAAACAATATTTACACTCTTTGAGATATTTGATACTATATAGCCCATGATGCTCTCGCAAAATACTTTTGGGAGGCTTTCAACTATTTAAAATATAAGTGGAGAAACAAATGAGTGCAGTAATGCAAGATGTTCAACAGACGAGCGAAGCTTTATCACTCCAAGTGATTAGCGCCGTTAAAAAGTATCTCACTGCAGTAAACAGCAAAGATGCAAATTTGAACTTATACCAATTAATCGTCGAAGAAGTAGAAGCGCCTCTTTTCCGCACGGTAATGGAGCTGACGCGTTACAATCAATCAAAAGCAGCTCGTGTATTAGGCGTAAGCCGCGGTACATTGCGCACGAAGCTAAAGCGTTATTTTGATGACGAATTTATTGGTACCCGCGACCTTTAATTCTGGTTTTTTGCTAAGCACTTTGCTATTCTTAACACCAGTCGGTCAGACAATCGCTTTTTGCTAAGGCAAAAGGAGGAAAGTCCGGGCTCCAGAGGGCAAAGTGCCAGGTAACGCCTGGGAGACGTGAGTCTACGGAAAGTGCCACAGAAAATATACCGCCTCATTAGAGGTAAGGGTGAAAAGGTGCGGTAAGAGCGCACCGCGCGTTTGGTAACAAACGTGGCAGGGAAAACCCCACTCGGAGCAAGACCAAATAGGGATCCAATGATTTATTCATACGCATGGCCCATGCGGGATCCGGGTAGGTCGCTTGAGGCAAATGGTGACATTTGTCCCAGATGAATGATTGTCCACGACAGAACCCGGCTTATCGACCGACTTTTATTTGATAGAAAGATTAGACTAGTATTAAGTTTGGTTTCTTTAATAACCTACTATCCTTCCTGCTAAAAATATATTTTCACCGCTATTTGGCGTTTAATAGGGTGATGAAGTTCTTAGCCTTGCCAATGTTAAAAACAAATCGTAGCATGACTTAATTTTTTCAAGAGAGAAGTCTTATGATGCTTTGTCTGGATGTGGGAAACTCCCATATTTATGGTGGTGTGTTTGAGGGAGAAGAGATTCGTTTACGTTTTCGGCATACCTCTAAAGTGAGTACCTCGGATGAGTTTGGAATTTTTTTAAAAAGTGTATTGCGGGAAAATGGGTGTTCTCCTGACGCTATAAAGAAAATTGCTATATGCTCTGTTGTTCCTCAACTGGATTATTCGCTTCGTTCAGCCTGTTTAAAATATTTCTCTGTAGAGCCCTTTTTTTTACAAGCGGGGGTTAAAACCGGGTTAAATATCAAATACCGTAACCCGATAGAAGTAGGGGCGGATCGTATTGCAAACGCTATTGCGGGAACCCACATTTATCCCAATAAGAATTTAATTATTATTGATTTTGGTACCGCCACCACATTTTGTGCCATTAATGCTCAAAAATTTTACTTAGGTGGGGTGATATTACCGGGTGTCAGGCTCGCAGCGGATGCCTTGGCAAAAAATACTGCCAAGCTACCTCCGGTGGAGATTGTTAAGGTAGATCATATTATTGGACGTTCTACCATTGAAAGTATTCAATCCGGTATTTTCTATGGGGCTTTAGGTGCGTGCCGAGAACTTATCAGCCGCATCAAAAAGGAAACTTTCTCAGATCAAGAACCATTAGTTCTTGCTACAGGAGGTTTTGCTTCGTTGTTTGAAAATCAGAAAATTTATGATTACTTGGTTCCTGATTTAGTATTGCAAGGAATTAAGCTAGCTATTGAGATGAATTAGATTTCTTCCTTCCATAAGATGAGCTATTTCTAGCCTTTTCAAAATAAGTGTAGGTGGCGCCGAGGTCGAACAGTCCTTCGGGTTTACGCGATGGCTTCGACGCCACCTTGCCTTTATTACAACATATCTCGATTATCTGAAAACCTTATATCTGAACAAAATGATTTCTTCATAAACAAATTTTCCAATTATTTCAAAAAAAATGGGTTTTTTCCTTGACGATTGTAAAAATGTGTTTCTATAGTGTAATAAAGTGGGTTAAAATGTTAAAAAAGTGGAGAAAAGTGGGAAGAGATTCCCTGATTTAAAATCATGTTTCGTGGGATTAATGCAATTACATTGGATGCTAAAGGTCGATTTGCCGTGCCCACACGGTATCGTGAGGCTTTAGGTAATGACCATGCTTCTCTTGTAGTGACCATTGATACTGAGGAAACATGTTTGCTGCTCTACCCTGCCAGAGCTTGGCAAGTAATCGAAGACAATCTTCAGCGCTTGCCAAGTTTTAATGCTGCTGCTCGCCGTATTCAGCGCTTGCTCATCGGGCATGCGACGGATGTGGAAGTAGATAGTAATGGCAGGGTTTTATTACCTCCTTTGCTGCGTGAGCATGCAAAGTTAGATAAAAAAGTGGTGCTTATTGGGCAAGGAAATAAATTTGAGGTTTGGGACGAAGGTTTATGGCAGTCCCGACGTGAAAGGTGGCTAGAAGAAGAAGCGTCTCGAGAAGATGGACTACCTGACGAGATGAAAACATTTTCTCTTTAATAGGAGAGTAAAGTGGATTTGGCATGTTTACCTTTTCGTAACATAACACATCCCGTGTTTCATCTAACGTCTTCAATTATGGAAAATTAATTATGACCGCACATTCTCCGGTCTTATTGCAAGAATCAATCCAAGCTTTGGAAATAAAAGACAATGGAATATATATTGATGGGACCTTTGGCCGCGGTGGCCATAGCCGCTCTATACTTAATGCTTTAAATGAAAATGGCCGTCTTATTGCAATTGATAAAGACGAGCAAGCGATAGCTTTTGCTGGAAATCGATTCGCAAAAGACCCGCGTTTTCAAATCGTACATGGTTCATTTGCGGAAATAGGTAATATCGCCAAAAAACTAGAAATATTTGGCAAAGTTAATGGTATTTTACTCGATTTAGGCGTTTCTTCTCCGCAGTTAGATGAAGCAGCTAGAGGTTTCAGTTTTATGCAAAGCGGTTCCTTGGATATGCGTATGAATCAAACCAAAGGTTTCACCGCGGCTCAATGGATAAATAAAGCTGAGGCTAAAGAAATGGCTTCTGTGTTTAAAGAGTACGGGGAAGAAAAGTTTGCTAATCGGATTGCCAATGCGATTGCAAGAGAGCGCGAAAATAAGTCCATAGAAACCACTGCGGAACTTGCTGAAATTGTAAAAGCAGCAAACCCCAAGTGGGAAAAGCACAAACATCCGGCAACCCGCGTCTTCCAAGCCATTCGTATTTTTATCAATCAAGAGTTGGAAGATTTAAAAGCCTGCTTGCACCAGTCCCTTGATGTTTTAGAAGCAGGTGGCCGACTTGCAGTTATTAGTTTCCATTCTTTAGAAGATCGTATTGTAAAAGATTTTATGCGATCCCAAGAAAAAGGGCCCGAAATTCCCCCGGGAGTTCCTGTTAGACATATAGATATAAAAACCAACTTTCGTCGTATTGGAAAAGCAATAAAACCAAACGAACAAGAAATTTCCCAAAACGTTCGCGCGCGCAGTGCAGTACTTAGAATAGGAGAAAAAATAGCATGAATGCTGCAGCTAAAGTTATCAATCAAAGTAATTTTTTTACTGGTCATTGGGCGCAAATACGTGTGTCCAAACGGCTATGTATGCAAATTATTTTAATTATTTCTGTATTATTGAGCGCTCTTGCTGTAATTTATATCACCAATTTACATAGGATAACTTTTAGTCAATTGCAAAGCGCTGAACAACAAACCCACCAATTACAATTGCAGTGGGGACAATTATTGCTAGAGCAAGCAAGCTTGGCAACGCCTGCGAGAGTACAAGAATTAGCAACTGAAAAATTGCATATGGTTATTCCTTCGGATAAACAAGCTTTTATTTTACGGTTACGATGAAAATTAAGGGTCACCAAGCAAGGCTACTCGTTGTTGCAAGCTTTTTTTTGCTGTTGTTAGGAATACTAATCTGGCGCATGCATGATTTGACTGTTTTAAATCGCCAATTTTTACAAGGACAAGGAGACGCACGTAGTTTACGTATTATTGATATACCTGCTTACCGCGGGATGATTACCGATAGGGAAGGAGCTCCTTTAGCCGTAAGCACACCAGTAAAATCTTTATGGATTAACCCTAAAACTTTTACCGCTTCCAAAAAACAGTTAAAAGAATTAGCAGAACTCTTAAAAACTACCCCCCAACAAATTACGAAACATATCGATAGCGCGAAAACTCGCGAATTTATTTATTTGCAACGGCAAGTTCCGCCAACGGTGGCAAAGCAAATTGAAGCTTTGGATATCCCTGGACTTAATTTTCAGCAAGAATTTAAACGTTACTACCCACAAGGAGAGTGTACAGCTCAATTAGTGGGCTTTACTAATGTCGATGATAACGGGATTGAAGGAATGGAGCTCGCTTATCAAACGTGGCTCAAGGGTGAAAGTGGTAAAAAGAAAGTCGTTAAAGATCGCCTAGGGCAAGTTATTGAAGAGCTGGGTGTAATAAAAGAACCGCGGCCAGGAAATGAGCTAAAACTTAGTATTGATCGAAGGATCCAATATTTTGCATACCATGAATTACAAGACACGGTTACTAAGTATGCAGCAAAATCTGGCTCGGTGGTGGTATTAGATACTCAAACAGGTGAAATATTGGCTATTGCCAATTCCCCTTCTTTTAATCCGAATGTTCGTAATCGTTATGATTTAGATAGTTATCGCAATAAAGCCATTACTGATGCGTTTGAGCCAGGATCGGTTATTAAACCTTTTAGTATTGCAAGCGCGCTTGAAAGTGGGCAGTTTACTCCAAACACTATTATTGACACTAACCCAAGCAGAATGCTGGTTCACGGGCATATTATCAGGGACATTCATAATTATGGCGTTTTAGATGTTACCGGCGTATTACAGCGTTCAAGTAACGTTGGGGTAACCAAAATGGTTTTAGCAAGTCCACCAGAGCAATTAATTGGTCTTTACACTCGGGCCGGGATTGGGCAAAGGACGGAGAGTGGTTATCCCGGAGAAAGTGAAGGTTCACTGATTAATATTAAAGATGCGAATCCTTTTGTTCAGGCCACGCTTGGTTTTGGCTATGGATTATCAGTAACGGCCTTACAGTTAGCTAAAAGTTACCTTATTTTTGCTAATCAAGGAAAATTAATCCCTATTTCATTAATACACTACCCTAAACCTGTTGAAGCTTCCGAGGTTATCAAAGCAGAAACTGCCAATCAGGTTCTAACTATGATGGAGGCTGTGGTAGAGGCGGATGGAACGGGAAAGCAAGCACGTGTTCCAGGGTATCGCATTGCAGGAAAAACAGGAACCGCGCGTATTGCCGGAAAACAGGGGTATGAAGCGAATCGACATATTGCTTCTTTTGTTGGAATTGCTCCGGTATCCAATCCAAGATTAATCGTGGCAGTGATTATTCAAGAGCCTAGCAAATTAGGATATTATGGAGGTGCGGTTGCAGCTCCTTTATTTTCAAAGGTTATGGGGGTTGCGCTACGAATGCTCGACGTACAACCAGATAACCCAACGAGACCACAATGAAATTAGCCGAATTATTAAATCCTTGGCTTAATCAACCTTTAGCAGAAACTGAAATAACCGGTATTCAAAACGATAGCCGAAAAGTGGAACCGGGTGAGTTATTTCTTGCATACCCAGGAGCTGCAGCAGATGGGAGGCTATTTATTGAATCGGCAATTAAGGCCGGAGCTACGGCGGTTGCATATGAATCACAAGATCTGCCTACTTCTTTAACGTTTCATGTACCATTAATCCCAATCGCAGGATTATCTGGGAAAATCGCTGCAATTGCTAATCGCTATTATAAATATCCTTCACGTCAGTTAAATGTTTGTGGGGTAACGGGAACCAACGGTAAAACTACTATTGCTTATCTTTTAGCTCAAGCGTATGGGTTATTAAATAGGGAAGCAGCTTATATAGGGACACTGGGACAAGGAAAAATTGGAAACATTGTACCTATTGGTAATACGACCCCGGATGCTCTTTTATTACAAAAAATATTTTATCAGTTTAAAAAAGAAGGCATTACGCAAGTTTGTATGGAAGTTTCTTCCCATGCTTTAGATCAGGGGAGAGTTGAGGGGGTTCTTTTTAAACAAGCCATCTTTACCAATTTAAGCCATGAGCACCTGGATTATCACCATACCATGGAAGCCTATGCCGCTGCCAAAGCGAAACTTTTTATGAACGACTCCCTTCATACGGCGATAATTAATGAAGATGATTCCTTTCATGATTTAATGGCAGCGCATTTACCGCGCCATTGCCAGAAAATTAGTTATGGGCTGACCAAAGGAACTATCCGGGCAGTTCGGTGCCAAATGGGTATGCATGGTAGTGAATTTGTCATTAAAACTCAAAAGGAAGAATTACCGACCCAAATTCAATTATTGGGGATGTTTAACATTTACAATGCCTTAGCTGTTTTTGCAAGTTTGGTGGCGGAGGGGTTTGCACCTAAAGCAGTTGCAGAAATATTACCAGAGCTTCATGCTTCCCCTGGGAGAATGGAAAGAGTATTAAATAAACCTTTAGCTTTGGTCGATTATGCACATACGCCTGATGCTCTGGAAAATGCTTTAGTTACCTTAAACCAATTAAAAATGGATCGGTTAATTGTAGTTTTTGGGTGTGGAGGTGATCGTGATAAAAGCAAAAGGCCTATTATGGCTAAAATTGCTGAACGATACGCTGATGTAATTATTGTGACTAGTGATAATCCCAGAACGGAAGATCCGGCAAAAATCATAGAAGAAATTCTCGCTGGTATTACTAATTCTGCGAAGGTAACATCATTTGTAGAAAGAGAAGCCGCCATTCTTCATGCGCTTAAAATTGCAAGAGAAAAAGATATTATTTTAGTTGCAGGCAAAGGGCACGAGGATTATCAAGAAGTAGGAAAACAAAAAATTCATTTTTCCGATCAGGAAATATTGAGAAAATAGTTATTGCCGCAAGGGCCCAAACATTGGGAATATCCCTGGCTTGGCCAACATTACCTTGATAAAGAGATAGAATAATTGCTGTCTTTTTCGAGTATTTCTATTCTTTTTCTAAAATTCAAAGTGGTTATTTTCTGAGCATTATCTATTAAATAGATTCTTTCCAGATTGGGAAAAATATTTTTTGTTGCCATCCAAGATTCAGTAGGCATTCGTTCCAGTTCTTCTTTACTTAAATATATTTCTTTAATAAATGGGGCGCTGTTTTTGAATTTTGATAAGTTTTCTAATGGGATGAAGGGTAAATTATTAGCTTGTAAGTCTAGGGCGATAATATTTTGTGGAAGCTTTGATAGTACAGTGCCCAAGTTATTTCGAGTGTGGGTGCCTATATTATTTCCTCGAAATATTAAAAATTGTACATTAGAGCCTATGGCAGCAAAAGCTTGATCTAAATCAATCTCGATTAAACTGCCTAAGTCATTCTCGCTAAGGTCTAAAATCTTGGCACTTTTGATTGAGGAGATAATAGTAGCTAATTCGCTACCAGATTTCTTACTTAAATTATTACCGGCTAAAATGACTTTATTAATACTATCGTTAAGTTGAGCCAAAAAAAGGGCCAAGTCTTGTGTTTCCATTAGGCAGAGCTCATTCCAGCCCAAATTGAGCTCGTTGAGACAGGAAAGACCGGCTAAAGCAGTACTTAAATCGCGTCCATTGTGATTACCCAGATTATTCCAGGAAATATCTAATCCAACAATGCTTCTTCTATTACTTAAAATTCTTTGCAGGTGAGCAACGGGCTGATCGCCAAAACCATTTTTTGCCAAGGAAAGCTCTCTGATCTCAGGTGAGAGGTTATTAAAAA is part of the Legionella adelaidensis genome and harbors:
- a CDS encoding RNA methyltransferase, translated to MNLSNIRIILIATTHPGNIGSTARAMKTMGLSDLYLVAPKMFPHLKAYEMAAGAEDILHAAKVVPSLSEALKDCEIALATSARAREIGLPGFTPSQAASFIAEQKNNSTVAIVFGREHAGLTNEELLQCQYHINIPSNPEYSSLNLSQAVQIIAYEIRMKCLNPEINVATNKSEKATLDEIEQFHRHLQEVLLEIGFLKPSNPKKLIQRLRRLFNRAKLEKIEVNILRGILSQVQYCLQLKKRDE
- a CDS encoding type III pantothenate kinase; amino-acid sequence: MMLCLDVGNSHIYGGVFEGEEIRLRFRHTSKVSTSDEFGIFLKSVLRENGCSPDAIKKIAICSVVPQLDYSLRSACLKYFSVEPFFLQAGVKTGLNIKYRNPIEVGADRIANAIAGTHIYPNKNLIIIDFGTATTFCAINAQKFYLGGVILPGVRLAADALAKNTAKLPPVEIVKVDHIIGRSTIESIQSGIFYGALGACRELISRIKKETFSDQEPLVLATGGFASLFENQKIYDYLVPDLVLQGIKLAIEMN
- a CDS encoding IscS subfamily cysteine desulfurase, with amino-acid sequence MVKRPIYFDYMATTPVDPRVIQKMIQYMGPDGIFGNAASVTHEYGLKAAEAVARARQQVADVIGASPEEIVFTSGATEAINLAILGSARFYQRKGKHVITVSTEHKAVLDSFKQLERENFTVTYLKPLEDGLISFEELKKAVRPDTILVSVMHVNNEIGVIQDIQAIGEYLKDKGVVFHVDAAQSIGKLPIRVRDLAVNLMSFSAHKNYGPKGVGGLFVRQKPRTRLSPLSYGGGQEGGLRAGTLATHQIVGMGEAFFIAEKEREQEQARILKLRRKLWHGIKHLPFTYLNGSEEQRVAGNLNITFKGLAGEDILIALKDLAISTLSACSSAVLKASYVLQAIGLSEEDAHSSIRIAIGRFTTEEDIDRAIQIINQEIPKLREMSGS
- the ahcY gene encoding adenosylhomocysteinase; the protein is MNVAEILNNKQTDYKVADLSLADWGRKEIAIAETEMPGLMSLREEFSPSQPLKGARIAGCLHMTIQTAVLIETLTALGAEVRWSSCNIFSTQDHAAAAIAAAGVPVFAWKGESEEEYWWCVEQTIQGPNGWVPNLLLDDGGDLTQILHQKYPHLLAEIRGVSEETTTGVARLYDMAKNNQLKMPAINVNDSVTKSKFDNLYGCRESLLDGIKRATDVMIAGKVVLILGYGDVGKGCAQALRGQGATVYIAEIDPICALQAAMEGYRVVTLDDVADQVDIVVTATGNYHVVTHAHMQRMKNQAILCNIGHFDSEIDIQSLKKYQWENIKPQVDHVIFPDGKRLIILAEGRLVNLGCATGHPSFVMSTSFSNQVLAQIELFKNSGNYQHQVYVLPKQLDEKVARLHLARIGATLTRLTNEQAEYIGVDVNGPYKPDHYRY
- the mraZ gene encoding division/cell wall cluster transcriptional repressor MraZ; amino-acid sequence: MFRGINAITLDAKGRFAVPTRYREALGNDHASLVVTIDTEETCLLLYPARAWQVIEDNLQRLPSFNAAARRIQRLLIGHATDVEVDSNGRVLLPPLLREHAKLDKKVVLIGQGNKFEVWDEGLWQSRRERWLEEEASREDGLPDEMKTFSL
- a CDS encoding helix-turn-helix domain-containing protein; amino-acid sequence: MSAVMQDVQQTSEALSLQVISAVKKYLTAVNSKDANLNLYQLIVEEVEAPLFRTVMELTRYNQSKAARVLGVSRGTLRTKLKRYFDDEFIGTRDL
- a CDS encoding HesB/IscA family protein; the encoded protein is MSDVIQVNSSKKEIVFTESALKYIASYLQKQGGKGIRLSVKKTGCSGLSYVVEYVAEPSDKDIVSALANDYLLCIDKNSYPYLQGMMVDYVKQGLNTKFVFNNPNQTGQCGCGESFTVG
- a CDS encoding inositol monophosphatase family protein, giving the protein MQPLLNIALAAARQAGDLIVRHIDQIERVKVTAKSKEEYFSEVDIKAEQSIIHAIHKAYPDHGIIAEESGSYNEEAETVWIIDPLDGTTNFLHSFPYFAVSIAIRVKNRIEHGVVYDPVRHEAFTASRGYGARLNDRRIRVSKQTQLSAALLGTGFPIKNVQVAQRFLPTLEALVGKCAGIRRTGAAALDLAYVASGRLDGFWELGLRPWDIAAGALLIQEAGGFISDTQGGENYIKNGDVVAGTPKVFKSLLQTLQPAV